From one Candidatus Curtissbacteria bacterium genomic stretch:
- the gatC gene encoding Asp-tRNA(Asn)/Glu-tRNA(Gln) amidotransferase subunit GatC → MKKNNHQSPITNRQSPAVLANAAGLQQSIDIEHVAKLANLNLTPEEKTLFEKQLGEVVNYISKLNEVDTDKVEPISNITGLENVARDDEAAPSLSQGDALKNAKKTHNGFFEVNAIFEEDPND, encoded by the coding sequence ATGAAAAAAAACAATCACCAATCACCAATCACCAATAGACAGAGCCCTGCGGTCCTCGCTAACGCTGCGGGCCTACAACAATCGATCGATATCGAACATGTCGCAAAGCTTGCCAACCTGAACTTAACTCCAGAAGAAAAAACTCTATTCGAAAAACAGCTCGGCGAAGTCGTCAATTACATCTCCAAACTCAACGAGGTAGATACAGACAAAGTGGAACCAATTTCTAATATCACAGGATTAGAAAACGTTGCAAGAGACGACGAAGCAGCCCCTTCTCTTTCACAAGGAGACGCGCTGAAAAACGCTAAAAAAACTCACAATGGATTTTTTGAAGTAAACGCAATTTTTGAAGAAGACCCAAATGATTGA
- the gatB gene encoding Asp-tRNA(Asn)/Glu-tRNA(Gln) amidotransferase subunit GatB: MNNYKPVIGLEVHVELYTKSKMFCRCSADYFGKDPNTHICPVCLGLPGALPYANKQAIEWCIKVGLALNCKIPTFSKFDRKNYFYPDLPKGYQISQYDQPFCIEGSINLKSGKKIRITRAHMEEDTGKLTHATVDGKKASLIDFNRSGVPLVEIVTEPDFESAQEVVEYLKKLQQTIRYLGVSSADMEKGDMRLEPNISLRKPGEKTLPHYKVEVKNINSFKFVEKAINFEIKRQTEILDAGDTPAQETRGWDEVRSKTVSQRSKEEAHDYRYFPEPDLPPHRFTKEYIAELKSSLPELPDEKFARFEKDYQLSSYEVEILTRDSNVAIYFDEAAKVAKEHDLTPKQIANVILNKKPNLETTLPAALVKSIVTSGQKTAINEGELAKIIDKVISENPKAANDFKNGKENALMFLLGQVMQKVGKNADTQQVKNLLLSKLK, translated from the coding sequence ATGAATAACTACAAACCAGTAATTGGCCTTGAAGTTCACGTTGAACTTTATACAAAATCCAAAATGTTTTGCAGATGCAGCGCGGACTATTTTGGTAAGGACCCGAACACTCATATCTGCCCCGTATGTCTTGGCTTGCCGGGGGCGCTGCCGTATGCAAACAAGCAGGCGATAGAATGGTGTATAAAAGTAGGGCTTGCCTTAAATTGCAAAATTCCCACGTTTTCAAAATTTGATCGCAAGAACTACTTTTATCCAGATCTTCCCAAAGGTTACCAGATTAGCCAGTACGATCAGCCTTTTTGTATCGAAGGATCAATAAATCTGAAAAGCGGCAAAAAAATAAGAATCACCAGGGCGCACATGGAAGAAGATACCGGAAAGTTGACTCACGCAACCGTAGACGGAAAGAAAGCGTCTTTAATTGATTTCAACAGATCAGGAGTTCCATTGGTAGAAATAGTCACTGAACCTGATTTTGAAAGCGCCCAAGAAGTAGTTGAATATCTCAAAAAACTCCAGCAGACGATTAGATACCTGGGAGTTTCCAGTGCAGATATGGAAAAAGGGGATATGAGGCTTGAACCCAACATATCTTTAAGAAAACCCGGTGAAAAAACCTTACCCCATTACAAAGTAGAGGTTAAAAACATAAATTCGTTTAAATTTGTAGAAAAGGCGATCAACTTTGAAATAAAACGCCAAACCGAAATCCTAGACGCCGGCGACACGCCTGCCCAGGAAACTCGAGGGTGGGACGAAGTAAGGTCAAAAACCGTCTCCCAGAGAAGCAAAGAAGAGGCTCATGACTACAGATACTTTCCAGAACCGGATCTCCCGCCTCACAGGTTCACGAAAGAATACATAGCGGAGCTTAAATCGTCTCTTCCCGAATTGCCGGACGAAAAATTCGCGAGATTCGAAAAAGACTACCAGCTTTCATCTTACGAAGTCGAAATTCTAACCCGAGATTCAAACGTTGCCATATACTTTGATGAAGCGGCCAAAGTTGCAAAAGAACATGACCTCACGCCGAAACAAATTGCCAACGTTATTCTTAACAAAAAGCCAAATCTGGAAACTACGCTTCCAGCAGCTCTTGTAAAATCAATCGTCACAAGCGGTCAAAAAACAGCGATCAACGAAGGTGAGCTGGCAAAAATAATCGACAAGGTTATTTCCGAAAATCCAAAAGCAGCAAATGACTTTAAGAATGGAAAAGAGAACGCACTAATGTTTCTCCTAGGCCAAGTGATGCAAAAAGTTGGCAAAAACGCGGACACTCAACAGGTCAAAAATCTGCTTCTCTCCAAGCTGAAATAA
- a CDS encoding ribose-phosphate diphosphokinase, with amino-acid sequence MAAKIFAGSASPNLAKLISQKSKIPLGKIEVGHFSDTESDVWIQEDVNNANVFIVQSTSAPTNDHIIELALIADALKRSGANKITAVIPYYGYARKEKQSREGEPISAKVVANILTTSGITKVITVDLHADPIVGFFDVPVVHLSAKEVLAAAVKGERLTSPVVVAPDVGGVRRARNFASLLEAPLVVIEKKRNIHERETLEVLSISGESLGETAIILDDIISTGTTIIKAAEALKAKGVKRVLVCATHGVLAGDAVKNLENSTIDKVIVTDTITTGIKSKKIEIASTAPLLANCLREEI; translated from the coding sequence ATGGCAGCCAAAATCTTTGCAGGCAGTGCCAGCCCCAACCTCGCAAAATTAATTTCTCAAAAATCAAAAATTCCCCTTGGAAAAATAGAAGTCGGTCATTTTTCTGATACCGAATCTGACGTCTGGATCCAGGAAGACGTTAACAACGCAAACGTTTTTATCGTTCAATCAACGAGCGCTCCTACTAACGATCACATTATAGAACTCGCGCTGATAGCAGACGCACTCAAGCGTTCAGGTGCTAATAAAATAACAGCTGTCATTCCTTATTACGGGTATGCCAGAAAAGAAAAACAGTCAAGAGAAGGAGAACCAATTTCCGCAAAAGTTGTAGCCAACATATTAACTACAAGTGGCATAACAAAAGTCATTACCGTCGATCTGCATGCAGACCCAATAGTCGGCTTTTTCGACGTTCCTGTTGTTCATCTGAGTGCAAAAGAGGTACTAGCCGCAGCTGTCAAAGGTGAAAGACTAACAAGTCCTGTGGTCGTTGCCCCAGATGTTGGCGGCGTCAGACGTGCCAGAAATTTCGCGTCGCTCTTGGAAGCGCCCCTTGTCGTTATTGAGAAAAAAAGAAATATTCACGAAAGGGAAACACTCGAAGTTTTATCGATTTCCGGAGAATCGCTAGGTGAAACAGCAATAATTTTGGATGACATCATTTCAACTGGCACCACAATTATAAAAGCCGCCGAAGCACTAAAAGCAAAAGGCGTTAAAAGAGTTTTAGTTTGCGCAACCCATGGTGTCCTTGCTGGGGACGCTGTCAAGAACCTAGAAAACAGCACGATAGATAAAGTAATAGTTACCGATACGATCACAACTGGTATAAAATCTAAAAAGATCGAAATCGCGTCAACTGCCCCACTGCTTGCGAACTGCCTTAGAGAAGAAATCTAG
- a CDS encoding LemA family protein, with the protein MSPVLIGAASVLIVIAVFIWFLYNSLVTARVRIREAWSQIEVQLKRRSSLIPNLIETVKGYAKHEKSVFENVTKARSALLGAKNPHQAAEANNMLAGALKTLFAVAEAYPNLKASENFKELQQELSDTETKIASARQFYNANVLDYNTKIKVFPNVLLAGMFGFSEEEFFEAEPNAKKDIEVKF; encoded by the coding sequence ATGTCACCCGTTTTAATAGGAGCAGCTAGCGTACTAATTGTAATTGCAGTTTTTATCTGGTTTCTCTATAACAGTCTTGTGACTGCGAGGGTCAGAATCCGAGAAGCCTGGTCTCAAATCGAAGTCCAGCTAAAAAGAAGGTCCTCGCTTATACCTAATTTAATCGAAACAGTTAAAGGTTACGCCAAACACGAAAAATCGGTTTTCGAAAACGTCACCAAAGCAAGGTCCGCACTGCTTGGAGCTAAAAACCCACACCAGGCAGCGGAAGCAAACAACATGTTGGCAGGCGCTCTAAAAACGCTTTTTGCCGTTGCGGAAGCTTACCCAAACCTCAAAGCCTCAGAAAATTTCAAAGAGTTGCAACAAGAACTTTCGGATACAGAAACAAAAATCGCATCCGCAAGACAGTTTTACAACGCAAACGTTCTGGATTACAACACCAAAATAAAGGTATTTCCAAACGTGCTTCTTGCAGGGATGTTTGGTTTTAGTGAAGAAGAATTTTTTGAAGCCGAACCCAATGCGAAGAAAGACATCGAAGTAAAATTCTAA
- a CDS encoding dihydroorotate oxidase, whose amino-acid sequence MKADITTKIAGVKLETCIFNASGPADETLPDLEIIAQSKSSAITMKSCTIEPREGNPLPRYADLAYGSINSMGLPNMGYKEYVRYAKILKKKYKKPTIASICGMTLDDDLIMFRAFNNSDVDIVEFNPGSPNTIGKPIVGYDVEEMARLLDAVSQVSKKPFGIKLPPYFDLVHFDQIAEVAKKYPVKFVTCINSIGNGLVINPYTEKPIIKPKGGLGGIGGGYIKYTTLANVRRFYELFEDKIQVIGVGGVYSGIDAFELILAGASGVQIGSAYLQKGPSIFEKVQNELKDFMEIKGYKKLSDFRGKLKSL is encoded by the coding sequence ATGAAAGCAGATATCACAACAAAAATCGCGGGCGTAAAACTTGAAACTTGCATCTTTAACGCCTCCGGCCCCGCAGACGAAACGTTACCCGATTTAGAGATCATCGCTCAGTCAAAATCCTCCGCAATCACCATGAAATCCTGCACAATAGAACCTCGAGAAGGAAACCCGCTGCCTAGGTATGCAGACCTTGCTTACGGATCCATCAACTCGATGGGTCTGCCGAATATGGGATACAAGGAATACGTCCGCTACGCCAAAATTCTCAAGAAAAAATACAAAAAACCGACTATCGCCAGCATTTGCGGGATGACTCTGGATGACGACCTTATCATGTTCCGGGCATTTAACAACTCTGACGTCGACATTGTCGAATTTAATCCTGGTTCTCCAAACACAATCGGCAAACCGATCGTTGGCTATGATGTCGAAGAAATGGCTAGACTTTTGGATGCCGTATCCCAAGTTTCCAAAAAGCCATTTGGCATTAAACTTCCGCCCTATTTTGATTTGGTCCACTTTGACCAAATTGCGGAAGTTGCCAAAAAATACCCGGTGAAATTTGTGACTTGTATCAACTCGATAGGCAACGGCCTCGTGATTAATCCTTACACCGAAAAACCAATAATAAAACCCAAAGGCGGGCTCGGTGGAATCGGTGGCGGCTACATAAAATATACGACACTTGCCAACGTCCGCAGATTCTACGAACTGTTCGAAGATAAAATCCAAGTAATTGGGGTTGGAGGAGTGTATAGTGGAATAGACGCTTTTGAATTAATACTCGCAGGTGCTTCCGGTGTCCAAATAGGCTCCGCGTATTTACAAAAAGGTCCGAGTATATTTGAAAAAGTTCAAAATGAGCTAAAAGATTTTATGGAGATTAAAGGCTACAAAAAACTTTCCGACTTCCGCGGCAAACTCAAATCTCTATGA
- the gatA gene encoding Asp-tRNA(Asn)/Glu-tRNA(Gln) amidotransferase subunit GatA, with protein sequence MIDTSALTIQEASKLLATKKFSAKELTEAYLAKTKELNSKLNAFITIIEDEPLEQAKKVDELIADNQKLSPLAGIPIAIKDLFSTKGVRTTAASKVLDDYIPPYDAAVVTKLKTENAIAIGKTNLDAWAHGSSGENSDYGPTHNPYDLERVPGGSSSGSAASVAAGMVLAATGTDTGGSIRLPASFCNLVGLKPTYGLVSRYGVIAMASSLDSIGHFTKTVWDNALVLNATAGTDEFDATTQDKREKDYTKDIEGGVKGLKIGLPKEYFEKLDSKIKDVITKTARVLESQGAEIIDVSLPHTEHGIAVYYIIQPSEVSSNLARYDGIRFGNDRSHFAQEAKRRIILGTYTLSSGYYDAYYLKAMKVRRLIREDFVNVFKNVDALICPTSPTVPFKLGEKTDDPLTMYLSDIFTPTINLAGIPSLNVPAGFLDDLPVGMQIVGPDFSEKLLYQIGHAYEQETKWYEKTPNI encoded by the coding sequence ATGATTGACACTAGCGCTTTAACAATTCAAGAAGCCTCAAAACTTTTAGCTACTAAAAAGTTTTCAGCAAAAGAGCTAACAGAAGCTTACCTTGCCAAAACAAAAGAACTTAATAGCAAACTCAATGCTTTCATCACAATAATAGAAGATGAACCCTTGGAACAAGCCAAAAAAGTCGATGAGTTGATTGCGGACAATCAGAAATTATCTCCACTAGCTGGAATTCCGATTGCGATAAAAGATCTTTTTTCGACAAAAGGTGTAAGAACAACAGCGGCATCTAAAGTGTTAGATGATTACATTCCGCCTTATGACGCGGCAGTTGTCACAAAACTCAAAACAGAAAATGCTATTGCAATAGGCAAAACAAACCTAGACGCTTGGGCTCATGGTTCGAGCGGGGAAAATTCAGATTATGGCCCGACACACAATCCTTACGATTTAGAAAGAGTCCCGGGCGGTTCTTCTTCGGGATCCGCTGCGTCTGTCGCTGCTGGCATGGTTCTTGCCGCAACGGGAACTGATACCGGAGGCTCAATCCGTCTTCCTGCATCTTTTTGCAATCTAGTCGGGCTTAAACCTACTTACGGTTTAGTCTCCCGCTATGGCGTCATTGCGATGGCATCTTCTCTTGATTCAATCGGCCATTTCACAAAAACCGTTTGGGATAATGCGCTTGTTTTAAACGCGACTGCAGGAACCGACGAGTTTGACGCGACAACGCAAGACAAAAGGGAAAAAGATTACACCAAAGATATAGAAGGCGGCGTCAAAGGGTTAAAGATTGGATTGCCCAAAGAGTATTTTGAAAAACTCGACTCAAAAATAAAAGACGTCATTACAAAAACAGCGAGGGTTCTTGAGAGCCAAGGAGCAGAAATTATCGACGTCTCCCTCCCACACACAGAACACGGAATTGCGGTCTATTACATAATCCAGCCATCCGAAGTCTCTTCGAACCTCGCAAGGTACGATGGGATTAGATTTGGAAACGACAGATCTCATTTTGCCCAAGAAGCCAAACGAAGAATAATTCTTGGCACATACACGCTTTCCAGCGGGTATTACGACGCCTATTATCTCAAGGCAATGAAAGTCCGAAGACTTATTCGCGAAGACTTCGTCAACGTCTTTAAAAATGTCGACGCATTAATTTGCCCTACGTCTCCAACAGTTCCGTTTAAACTCGGAGAAAAAACAGACGACCCTTTAACGATGTATTTATCGGACATTTTTACACCAACGATTAATTTAGCCGGCATTCCGAGCCTTAATGTTCCCGCCGGCTTCCTCGACGATCTTCCTGTAGGTATGCAGATTGTCGGCCCGGACTTTTCCGAAAAACTACTCTATCAAATTGGCCACGCATACGAGCAAGAAACAAAATGGTACGAAAAGACACCAAACATTTAA
- the pyrE gene encoding orotate phosphoribosyltransferase — MKSTTTDSEKVAAILFNLGAIFIRPSRPFKYTNGILSPVYTDNRLLMSNPPEWRKVIDLMTRKVKGMGKIDVIAGAATAGIPHAAIIAQKINLPMVYVRPQPKEHGKGNQIEGVIKKGQKVLVIEDLVSTGGSSIRVIKALRKAGAKVVGEVAIFTYGMKEAETNFKRAKVKLVSLSNFKAATKIAAENGLLKQNQISIVLDWAKDPKGWGKKMGFE, encoded by the coding sequence ATGAAATCAACAACTACAGACTCTGAAAAAGTAGCCGCTATTCTTTTCAACCTTGGAGCCATCTTCATTCGTCCTTCGCGCCCTTTCAAATACACCAACGGAATTCTCAGCCCAGTTTATACCGACAATCGCCTATTAATGTCAAACCCACCAGAATGGAGAAAGGTCATCGACCTCATGACTCGGAAAGTTAAAGGAATGGGTAAGATTGACGTCATTGCAGGGGCGGCAACTGCGGGTATTCCTCACGCTGCCATTATCGCTCAAAAAATAAATCTTCCTATGGTTTATGTTCGCCCTCAGCCGAAAGAACACGGTAAAGGAAATCAGATCGAGGGTGTTATTAAAAAAGGTCAAAAAGTCTTAGTCATAGAAGATTTAGTTTCAACTGGCGGCTCGTCGATTAGAGTTATAAAGGCCTTAAGAAAGGCAGGAGCCAAAGTAGTCGGCGAGGTTGCAATTTTTACTTATGGAATGAAAGAAGCAGAAACCAACTTCAAACGGGCGAAAGTAAAACTTGTTTCTCTTTCGAACTTCAAAGCGGCAACAAAAATCGCGGCAGAAAATGGATTGTTAAAACAAAACCAAATCTCGATTGTTCTGGATTGGGCGAAAGACCCCAAAGGTTGGGGAAAGAAAATGGGCTTCGAATGA
- a CDS encoding M48 family metallopeptidase, whose translation MTAYTHIGANKFKTWLIMFFFATFATSVVYIFTRALGYDGPSALDFTGIALIITGIMNFISYYNSDKIVMAISKAKRIEKKDKPELFRLVENLSIASGLPMPKVYLINDSAPNAFATGRDPKHAAIAFTTGILDKLSKQELEGVAAHELSHVGNYDTRLMTIVSILAGMIALLADFFLRMSFHARGDSDDNGKGNAIFMILGIIMALVAPIIATLIQLSISRKREFLADASGVLLTRNPDALADALLKISSDKEPLEVANKATAHLYITNPLKNRHDAIGWFSGLFNTHPPIPERVKALRGMQ comes from the coding sequence ATGACGGCCTATACACACATCGGTGCGAACAAGTTTAAAACATGGCTAATAATGTTCTTTTTCGCGACATTTGCAACGTCTGTCGTTTATATCTTTACCAGAGCTCTTGGCTACGATGGCCCGTCCGCCCTCGACTTCACCGGTATTGCCTTAATAATCACAGGCATCATGAACTTTATTTCCTATTACAACAGCGACAAAATCGTTATGGCGATTTCCAAAGCCAAAAGGATAGAGAAAAAAGATAAACCGGAATTATTTAGACTCGTCGAAAACTTGAGTATCGCCTCCGGACTTCCAATGCCTAAAGTTTACTTAATTAACGACAGCGCCCCGAACGCGTTTGCGACAGGAAGAGATCCAAAACACGCGGCAATCGCTTTCACGACCGGAATATTAGACAAACTCAGCAAACAAGAGCTCGAAGGTGTCGCCGCGCATGAACTTTCCCATGTCGGCAACTACGACACAAGGCTCATGACCATCGTCTCAATCCTCGCAGGGATGATAGCTCTACTGGCAGATTTCTTCTTAAGAATGTCCTTCCATGCAAGGGGAGACAGTGACGATAACGGCAAAGGTAACGCGATCTTTATGATCCTTGGAATTATCATGGCGCTCGTCGCGCCAATTATCGCAACGCTTATTCAGCTTTCAATTTCCCGCAAAAGAGAGTTTTTGGCAGACGCTTCCGGCGTTTTGTTAACCCGTAACCCGGACGCTCTAGCCGATGCCCTTCTTAAAATTTCTAGCGACAAAGAACCACTCGAGGTTGCCAATAAAGCGACAGCTCATCTTTACATCACGAACCCTCTAAAAAATCGCCACGACGCGATTGGTTGGTTTTCCGGCCTTTTCAATACTCATCCTCCAATTCCGGAGCGGGTCAAAGCGTTAAGGGGAATGCAATGA
- the pyrF gene encoding orotidine-5'-phosphate decarboxylase — protein MNFQQKLDRAVQANNSLLCVGLDPDPLKFKEKISLFAFNKKIIDTTADLVCCYKPQFAFYSAQGIQGIQDLQKTIQYIKRRHPHLPIILDAKRGDIGSTSEMYAKEVFDFLKVDAVTVNPYLGEDSLTPFLQRRDKGIIVLARTSNPGAGDFQDLKVGNDPLYIKVAKKVTSWDKKYHNLLMVVGATWPAQLKEIRKVAPKMTFLVPGMGTQGGDLKKALQNGLTKDKKGLIINSSSGIIYANDPRISAQTLRDEINNYRL, from the coding sequence GTGAATTTTCAACAGAAGTTAGACCGGGCAGTTCAAGCAAACAACAGCCTACTTTGCGTAGGTCTCGACCCCGACCCTTTAAAATTCAAAGAAAAAATTTCTCTGTTTGCTTTCAACAAAAAAATCATCGACACAACCGCAGATCTTGTCTGCTGCTACAAACCACAGTTTGCCTTTTACAGCGCTCAGGGAATTCAGGGAATACAAGATTTACAAAAAACAATACAGTACATTAAAAGGAGACATCCACACCTTCCAATAATTTTAGACGCCAAAAGAGGCGACATCGGATCAACTTCTGAAATGTACGCCAAAGAAGTATTCGACTTTTTAAAAGTTGATGCGGTTACAGTCAATCCTTATCTGGGCGAAGATTCTCTGACGCCATTTTTACAAAGAAGAGACAAGGGAATAATAGTGCTAGCAAGAACATCTAACCCTGGAGCAGGAGATTTTCAAGATTTAAAAGTTGGAAATGACCCACTTTATATAAAAGTCGCCAAAAAAGTTACCAGCTGGGACAAGAAATATCACAATCTTTTAATGGTCGTCGGCGCCACTTGGCCAGCCCAACTTAAAGAAATTAGAAAGGTCGCGCCGAAAATGACATTCTTGGTTCCTGGCATGGGAACACAGGGCGGAGACTTAAAAAAGGCGCTCCAAAATGGGTTAACAAAAGACAAAAAGGGCTTGATAATCAACTCCAGCTCCGGCATAATCTACGCAAACGATCCTCGAATCTCTGCCCAAACCTTAAGAGATGAAATCAACAACTACAGACTCTGA